The following proteins come from a genomic window of Pleuronectes platessa chromosome 2, fPlePla1.1, whole genome shotgun sequence:
- the camk1b gene encoding calcium/calmodulin-dependent protein kinase type 1 isoform X2 — protein MPLGDECHAWKKKTTDVKENYDFKEILGTGAFSEVVLAEEKRTQRLVAIKCIPKKALEGKENSIENEIAVLHKIKHANIVSLEEIFESKSHLYLVMQLVSGGELFDRIIEKGFYTEKDASKLIQQILDAVKYLHDMGIVHRDLKPENLLYYSMDEDSKIMISDFGLSKIEGSGSVMSTACGTPGYVAPEVLAQKPYSKAVDCWSIGVIAYILLCGYPPFYDENDAKLFEQILKAEYEFDSPYWDDISDSAKDFIVHLMQKDSNTRYTCDQALQHPWIAGDTALDKNIHESVSAQIKKNFAKSKWKQAFNATAVVRHMRRLQLGTSHEGPNPTLPVEEGACCEGGCSPNVDGGADPLSSCTYRCHPTSRV, from the exons ggGAGCGTTCTCCGAGGTGGTCCtggctgaggagaagaggacTCAGAGATTGGTGGCTATCAAGTGCATCCCTAAGAAGGCGTTAGAGGGCAAGGAGAACAGCATTGAGAATGAGATAGCCGTCCTGCACAA GATTAAGCACGCCAACATTGTGTCTCTGGAGGAAATATTCGAGAGTAAATCACACCTCTACCTTGTCATGCAACT GGTGTCTGGCGGGGAACTCTTCGATCGCATCATAGAGAAGGGCTTCTACACAGAGAAAGATGCCAGCAAACTCATTCAGCAGATTTTGGATGCAGTCAAATATCTCCACGATATGGGAATTGTGCACCGGGACCTCAAG CCGGAGAACCTGTTGTACTACAGCATGGATGAAGACTCTAAAATCATGATCAGTGACTTTGGTCTGTCTAAAATTGAGGGATCTGGCAGTGTGATGTCGACTGCCTGTGGAACACCTGGATACGTTG CCCCTGAAGTGTTGGCTCAGAAACCCTACAGTAAAGCAGTGGACTGCTGGTCCATTGGTGTCATAGCCTATATTCT GTTGTGTGGTTACCCTCCCTTCTACGATGAGAACGATGCCAAACTGTTTGAGCAGATCCTGAAGGCAGAGTACGAGTTTGATTCTCCTTACTGGGACGACATCTCTGACTCAG CAAAAGACTTTATAGTCCACCTGATGCAGAAAGACTCGAACACACGTTACACTTGTGACCAGGCGCTGCAGCACCCTTG GATTGCTGGAGACACAGCTCTGGATAAGAACATCCACGAGTCCGTCAGTGCTCAGATCAAAAAGAACTTTGCTAAAAGCAAGTGGAAG CAAGCGTTCAATGCCACAGCGGTGGTTCGTCACATGCGGCGTCTCCAGCTAGGCACCAGTCACGAGGGACCAAACCCCACCCTACCAGTGGAAGAAG gggCTTGCTGTGAGGGAGGCTGCTCCCCGAACGTCGACGGTGGTGCCGACCCCTTGTCCAGCTGCACGTACCGCTGCCACCCGACCAGCAGGGTGTGA